One segment of Patescibacteria group bacterium DNA contains the following:
- a CDS encoding PH domain-containing protein → MINLNAVPNKRQNELVLAHLWPHPIVFIGILLSYLILFVIPPVIYAFINFVTPGVFDNLVIMPVLLALMFAYYLLIMVFMLTVWMDNYLDVDTLTNERLILRTQKGLFNRTVSDIELYRIQNVSVNQKGLLKTIFNYGDVKVETAGEDPGFVLVSINNPIKISRLIQRLDETAKNSHNTTE, encoded by the coding sequence ATGATAAATTTAAACGCTGTTCCCAATAAACGTCAAAATGAATTGGTGTTGGCTCATCTCTGGCCACATCCGATTGTTTTTATCGGTATACTTTTGTCCTATTTAATACTGTTCGTCATCCCGCCGGTAATTTATGCTTTCATTAATTTTGTTACTCCAGGAGTTTTTGATAACTTGGTAATCATGCCTGTGCTTTTGGCTTTAATGTTCGCTTATTACCTTTTAATCATGGTATTCATGCTGACAGTGTGGATGGATAACTATTTGGACGTGGATACCCTGACTAACGAACGGTTGATTTTGCGGACGCAAAAAGGTTTGTTTAATCGCACTGTTTCGGACATTGAGCTTTACCGCATCCAGAACGTTTCCGTTAATCAAAAAGGGTTGCTTAAGACCATCTTTAATTACGGCGATGTTAAAGTGGAAACGGCCGGCGAGGATCCCGGTTTTGTTTTGGTGAGCATTAACAACCCGATCAAAATTTCCCGTTTAATTCAACGTTTAGATGAAACCGCCAAAAACAGCCACAATACCACTGAATAA
- the queA gene encoding tRNA preQ1(34) S-adenosylmethionine ribosyltransferase-isomerase QueA: MPLNKFDFRLPRQLIGQKPIKPRDAARLLILDKITGQIKHRHFFDLPSLLRPDDVLVFNDSKVIPARLRGTKDTGGRVEIFLLKRIRGVNKQKNIWQCLVGGKVKPGQKIVLTEDISALATKKDSDQTWLMEFNANDQQLFALGETPLPPYIKTVAKLEDYQTVYAKEAGSVAAPTAGLHFTKKLLGQLKKRGVGIEYVTLHVGLGTFAPVKVDNLLEHKMHTEWAEIDAITAKRLNRAKADGRRIIAVGTTAVRTLESSVNSSGQLRAGNRLTDIFIYPGYKFKFTDAMITNFHLPKSTLLVLVSAFAGREKILSAYHEAIRKKYKFFSFGDGMMIE; the protein is encoded by the coding sequence ATACCACTGAATAAATTTGATTTCCGTTTACCTCGGCAATTAATCGGCCAGAAACCCATAAAACCGCGTGATGCCGCGCGGCTTTTGATTTTGGATAAAATCACGGGCCAGATCAAGCATCGGCACTTTTTTGATTTGCCCAGTTTGCTTCGGCCCGATGATGTTTTGGTTTTTAATGATTCCAAGGTTATTCCGGCGCGTCTGCGTGGTACAAAAGATACGGGTGGTCGGGTGGAGATATTCTTATTGAAAAGAATAAGAGGAGTTAACAAACAAAAAAATATTTGGCAGTGTTTGGTGGGAGGTAAAGTTAAACCGGGGCAGAAAATTGTCCTGACTGAAGATATTTCAGCTTTGGCAACAAAGAAGGATAGCGATCAGACTTGGCTGATGGAATTCAATGCCAATGACCAGCAACTGTTCGCTTTGGGTGAAACGCCCTTGCCACCTTATATCAAGACAGTTGCTAAGTTAGAGGATTATCAGACGGTCTATGCTAAAGAAGCGGGGTCGGTGGCTGCGCCGACCGCCGGTCTGCATTTTACTAAAAAGCTTCTAGGGCAATTGAAAAAGCGCGGCGTGGGAATCGAGTATGTGACTTTGCACGTGGGGCTTGGGACTTTTGCACCAGTCAAGGTTGATAATCTATTGGAACATAAAATGCATACGGAGTGGGCGGAGATTGACGCCATTACGGCCAAACGATTAAATCGGGCTAAGGCCGATGGTCGCAGAATCATTGCCGTAGGTACGACCGCGGTTAGGACTCTGGAATCCTCGGTTAATTCCTCCGGCCAGTTGCGTGCCGGCAACCGCCTAACTGATATTTTTATTTATCCCGGTTACAAGTTCAAGTTTACAGACGCCATGATTACCAATTTTCATTTGCCCAAATCAACCTTATTGGTTTTAGTTTCCGCCTTTGCCGGCCGAGAGAAGATTCTGTCCGCCTATCATGAAGCGATTAGAAAGAAGTATAAATTTTTTTCTTTCGGCGACGGGATGATGATTGAATAA